Below is a genomic region from Osmerus mordax isolate fOsmMor3 chromosome 22, fOsmMor3.pri, whole genome shotgun sequence.
TTGTGGCAAATACATGTAATAGTTCTTTGTCTTATCGCCTCAGATCTGAGTTCTAAAATGTTTAGCATTTGATTATATCGAGACAAACTTACTATTTTATTGTTGATTATTGAAAATGTTGAATCCTCATTTCTAATTCAATAATCAACATTATTGGCACTTTTTGCACTTTATTTACACTGTCATTGCATAAGTATAGTTTCCTATTACTTAACGTTTCTTCTAAACATTTCAGTACAGTGTAGTTTACTTTCATGTAATAATCTTATATTTTAATGTGCAATATGCTCCTATTTTTCCTTCTCATATTTAAAAATATTTAATGTTTtcattgtaaatgtatatttgtgCATTTAAATCCATAAAATGCAAATACTTCAATGTAAGATGGACATATGAATGTATAACATAGTTTTGTAATAAAGATATTTACTGTACTAAAACAAAATGTAGCGTTTTACTTTCACTTtcgaaggaagaggaggaacttCAAATTTCGCGCTTTAATCACAAAAGCCCGCACAAAACGATATCACTATGCCTGCAGCACATGCGTCTCTTTTTGTTCTGCTTCTCTTTCCTACAGGTAAGCTGATTTCTTTTAATAAAATGTACTGTGTAATAGCTGCTagtgattttttttatatatatatatgttttaataTGCTATTAAAACTAACCTGATTTATCTACAATTTAGTCTTCACTCAAAACACTTGGATGTCTGTGAATGACTGAGGATGAGGGATGGCAGATGATAAATACTTAATGACTACTTATTTATAAGTACTTACTTAGGAACTAGTTATTGTTGACATTATAATGTAATAGTTTGAATGGTCAGTATAACTGTTTCAGCAACTTCATACAGGGTGCCTTGAGTCATTGGAAACTCGTCATGAAGTCATTGTTAACTTTGGAAAAGACGCAGTCCTTAATTGCAAGTTCATGCAACAGCTGGAGGTTATTCAAGTCACGTGGAATAAAGAAGTTGCAAAGACTAAACAACATGTGGGCAGCTCTAATAAACGCCATGGTCCTGTGATCAACTCTCCTTTTAAGGGGAAGGTAGAGTTTAGTGACCCTGGACTGCACAACAATTCTATTGTTATCAGGAATGTGACATGGAAGGATGAGTGTTGCTACAATTGTCTGTTTATCATCTACCCATACGAAGACATCTCTGAGAAGCACTGTATCAAAGTTCATGgtaaaattgtatttgtaaataTGTACATTTCCTGTCTACTTCATCATTAATATCAGTTTTACACATTTGAGTTATACAATCATTGACACCACTGTTCTTGTTGTTGGTCCATAGAGCTGTATGAACCCAGTCTcctcacaacacaaacaaacaacaccaATGGCACCTCATTCGTTTCCTGCTCTGCCACTGGACGGCCTGCTCCAACTGTGACGTGGGAAATCCCTGAACATCTCCCTCTGTTAAACTCCAGCACTATCCACGTTCCTCACCCCAATGGAACCATCACTGTCACCTCAACCGGCAGGATGAAAGTGGCCCAAGACACGTTGGTTAGGTGTGTGGCATCACAGTCCCCAGGGGGTGCCAGCAAAGAGGCGTCCATGTTGATTGCAGCTACTGACCAAGCGTTTGTTCTATGTAAGATAAGCTGATGTCATGTTCTATcactacacacatatacataaagTAAAGGGATCTGTTGAAAAGTAGCACAATGTTCACCTTTATGTTCTTTTTTGTTGGTCAGCTGACCATGTGGATGAGGTCACAGAGAGAAGTCGTAAGTATTGTCATGTTTCATTGTTGACCGTTTAATTGACCCATTGACCAGCTGTAATGTACCTTTACATGTACTGTACCATTACCTTAATCTCTCATTTATGTCTGTGTCCACAGGTCTAGTGATTATATCAATGTGTGCATGGTTTATTTTAGTGGTTTTAGTCATACCGGTTTTAGTGATTTTGAGGAAAAATAGGTAAGAAAAGGGATCGTTTCCTTACCCTGAAATTATGTTTAACTAAGCTCAgcaaaataatataatataagtGTTTGGTTTTGTTTACACAGAAAGTCCTCCAATATCTCCAAGACTGTTGAAAACATGCGCACTCCTGAAAAGGTGTCACTTAGGGAACAGTAAGTCATGATGAATGGAAGCTTTTTGTGGTCCTGACAAGGAAATGATTGATGATTTAAGGATTTCATTTTGTGGATCCATTAACCAACAAAATGTCAGTGCCTTTTTAAAGAGAACTAGAAATCGCTTGTGAATTGTAAAACAGGTGCTTTGGCTCTTTTCCTAATATTGTTAATACTTATTCCCCCCAGAACCATTACCACTCCACATATAACTAAAATTAAAACAGGCCCCCAAAAATAACACTagtggtggggtaggacccaaacacAGGACAGTTTGCCTAATAGTAGGGAAACAGACAGGGTACTCTCAGtagcaaagacaaaacaagtctgaacacaaaacaggaacctaaatacatagaaccaaacaagacacaggtggacacgatAACACTAacgagaactgaaaccactcaacaagacacaggtgaagacaatgacagacacattaacactagggcagggcaaaaacaaaaaacaagagcGCACGGCTGTGGCCCTGACTGTAACTTCAgatatatagattttttttaaacggTATTCATTCCTGTCATTATTTTTGTTATCAGCAACCCTTTGACTAAGCAAATGCTGCCAAATAATTTAGCCATACTCACTGATTCTGTCAGCTCTGTTATGCTTTAATACAACACACAACTTAATAAATGTTCTTTTTCCAGAACACAATCCCCTAGTTCAACTGGTAACTGCAAAATAGAGTAAGCTGCCATCTGCTTTATTCTTTAATTAAGATAGAAATTGAATGGTGTTATGAGTTACATTATTCAAGCTGATTGTATCTGGTTTGTTTTACACAGAAAGTCCGCCAATATCTCCAACATTGATGAAAACATGTGCACCACTGAAGAGGGGACGCCAAGAACCCAGTAAGTCATGATGAAATAAAGCTTTTAGTGGTCCTTTAAGGATATCATTTTGTGGATTCATTACAGTAACCGACATGTCAGTGCTTTTTTAAAGAACAACACTAGAAAAACGTAAAAATATCTCCAAGACTGTTGAAAACATGCGCACTCCTGAAAAGGTGTCACTTAGGGAACAGTAAGTCATGATGAATGGAAGATTTTTGTGGTCCTGACAAGGAAATTATTGATGATTTAAGGATTTCATTTTGTGGATCCATTAACCAACAAATGTCAGTGCTTTTTTAAAGAACAACACTAGAAATCGCTTGTGAATTTTAAAACGGGTGCTTTGGCTCTTTTCCTAATACGGTTAATACTAATTCCCCCCAGAACCATTACCTCTCCACATGGAATGTAAGTATGCCAGCATATACAACTTCTGATACTATAAGGATATACAGTTTACTGTGTTATATCTTGTAAAGAGTGACACTACACGGTGCATTGTTGCATTTCATCTGTACTTTACATGCTGTAACATTAACACTTTACGGCATGTTGTAACTTCAGATACATAAAATACTGTCTATGTATTATGATATTTTTTTTAAGGTATTCATTCTTGTCATTCTTTTTGTT
It encodes:
- the LOC136966111 gene encoding OX-2 membrane glycoprotein-like isoform X1, producing MPAAHASLFVLLLFPTGCLESLETRHEVIVNFGKDAVLNCKFMQQLEVIQVTWNKEVAKTKQHVGSSNKRHGPVINSPFKGKVEFSDPGLHNNSIVIRNVTWKDECCYNCLFIIYPYEDISEKHCIKVHELYEPSLLTTQTNNTNGTSFVSCSATGRPAPTVTWEIPEHLPLLNSSTIHVPHPNGTITVTSTGRMKVAQDTLVRCVASQSPGGASKEASMLIAATDQAFVLSDHVDEVTERSRLVIISMCAWFILVVLVIPVLVILRKNRKSSNISKTVENMRTPEKVSLREQTQSPSSTGNCKIEKSANISNIDENMCTTEEGTPRTQTITSPHGISTLTKRMLPHKTQSTSSTGYCKRELFSE
- the LOC136966111 gene encoding OX-2 membrane glycoprotein-like isoform X3, with protein sequence MPAAHASLFVLLLFPTGCLESLETRHEVIVNFGKDAVLNCKFMQQLEVIQVTWNKEVAKTKQHVGSSNKRHGPVINSPFKGKVEFSDPGLHNNSIVIRNVTWKDECCYNCLFIIYPYEDISEKHCIKVHELYEPSLLTTQTNNTNGTSFVSCSATGRPAPTVTWEIPEHLPLLNSSTIHVPHPNGTITVTSTGRMKVAQDTLVRCVASQSPGGASKEASMLIAATDQAFVLSDHVDEVTERSRLVIISMCAWFILVVLVIPVLVILRKNRKSSNISKTVENMRTPEKVSLREQTQSPSSTGNCKIEKSANISNIDENMCTTEEGTPRTQTITSPHGITQSTSSTGYCKRELFSE
- the LOC136966111 gene encoding OX-2 membrane glycoprotein-like isoform X4 — its product is MPAAHASLFVLLLFPTGCLESLETRHEVIVNFGKDAVLNCKFMQQLEVIQVTWNKEVAKTKQHVGSSNKRHGPVINSPFKGKVEFSDPGLHNNSIVIRNVTWKDECCYNCLFIIYPYEDISEKHCIKVHELYEPSLLTTQTNNTNGTSFVSCSATGRPAPTVTWEIPEHLPLLNSSTIHVPHPNGTITVTSTGRMKVAQDTLVRCVASQSPGGASKEASMLIAATDQAFVLSDHVDEVTERSRLVIISMCAWFILVVLVIPVLVILRKNRKSSNISKTVENMRTPEKVSLREQTQSPSSTGNCKIELFSE
- the LOC136966111 gene encoding OX-2 membrane glycoprotein-like isoform X2 codes for the protein MPAAHASLFVLLLFPTGCLESLETRHEVIVNFGKDAVLNCKFMQQLEVIQVTWNKEVAKTKQHVGSSNKRHGPVINSPFKGKVEFSDPGLHNNSIVIRNVTWKDECCYNCLFIIYPYEDISEKHCIKVHELYEPSLLTTQTNNTNGTSFVSCSATGRPAPTVTWEIPEHLPLLNSSTIHVPHPNGTITVTSTGRMKVAQDTLVRCVASQSPGGASKEASMLIAATDQAFVLSDHVDEVTERSRLVIISMCAWFILVVLVIPVLVILRKNRKSSNISKTVENMRTPEKVSLREQTQSPSSTGNCKIEKSANISNIDENMCTTEEGTPRTQTITSPHGITLTKRMLPHKTQSTSSTGYCKRELFSE